Proteins encoded by one window of Rhodamnia argentea isolate NSW1041297 chromosome 6, ASM2092103v1, whole genome shotgun sequence:
- the LOC115746020 gene encoding sugar transport protein 6-like, with translation MPAMAVVGSGGGLVGGGKLTGQVLICSIIAALGGLMFGYDIGISGGVTSMDDFLIKFFPGVYEKKHRAKQNNYCKFNDQYLQLFTSSLYLAAIVASLVASMFCKRLGRRPTMQAASVFFLVGAIINAAAMDLAMLIIGRLLLGAGVGFGNQAVPLFISEIAPANYRGGLNICFQLLITVGILIANVINYGTSRMHPNGWRVSLGGAAVPAIALLIGSLAIVETPTSLIERGKLDEGRRALKKIRGTDNIDAEYEEILQATEMAKKEDSSFKTLMKRSSRPQLICGTILQIFQQFTGINVIMFYAPVLFQTMGFGSDASLLSAVVMGLVNVVSTSVAIFTVDRFGRKVLLVEAAIQMLVAQSAMGITLAIQLKSTNEIPKGYALFVVFLVCFFVAGFAWSWGPLGWLIPSEIFPLETRNAGFFFAVGMNMLCTFLIAQVFLTMLCTMRSATFFFFSAWIIVMGSFAAVMLPETKGIPIDEMNERVWKKHWFWKRHFDHEDDNQKVRI, from the exons ATGCCTGCCATGGCGGTGGTTGGTTCTGGCGGTGGCTTGGTCGGCGGCGGCAAGCTCACGGGCCAGGTCTTGATCTGCAGCATAATTGCTGCACTCGGCGGTCTCATGTTCGGCTACGACATTGGCATTTCAG GAGGAGTAACTTCCATGGACGATTTTCTGATCAAGTTCTTTCCGGGCGTCTATGAGAAGAAGCACCGCGCCAAGCAGAACAACTATTGCAAGTTCAATGACCAGTATCTTCAGCTCTTCACGTCATCGCTGTACCTGGCGGCCATCGTGGCTAGCTTGGTTGCTTCGATGTTTTGCAAGAGGCTGGGCAGGAGGCCGACTATGCAGGCCGCTTCCGTTTTCTTCCTGGTCGGCGCCATTATAAACGCTGCTGCTATGGACTTGGCCATGCTGATCATTGGAAGGCTGTTACTAGGTGCAGGAGTGGGATTTGGCAACCAG GCAGTACCACTGTTTATATCAGAAATTGCTCCTGCCAACTACCGAGGCGGCCTCAATATTTGTTTTCAGCTACTGATCACCGTCGGGATTTTGATCGCCAATGTCATCAATTACGGAACGTCTCGGATGCATCCGAACGGATGGCGGGTATCGCTAGGCGGAGCGGCAGTTCCTGCCATAGCTCTTTTGATTGGCTCCCTCGCCATAGTGGAAACTCCGACTAGCCTTATAGAGCGGGGGAAGTTAGATGAAGGACGTCGGGCACTTAAGAAAATTCGGGGGACGGATAACATTGACGCCGAATACGAAGAAATCTTGCAGGCCACAGAGATGGCCAAAAAGGAGGACAGCTCATTCAAAACTCTCATGAAACGCTCGAGTAGGCCTCAGTTGATTTGTGGAACCATCCTCCAAATCTTCCAGCAATTCACTGGTATCAATGTGATCATGTTTTATGCTCCCGTTCTGTTCCAAACCATGGGTTTTGGCAGCGATGCCTCGCTTCTATCTGCCGTGGTCATGGGTCTTGTCAATGTGGTGTCCACCTCGGTTGCGATTTTTACCGTGGATAGATTTGGGAGGAAGGTGTTGCTCGTCGAGGCGGCGATTCAGATGCTTGTTGCCCAG AGTGCCATGGGCATCACGCTCGCGATCCAACTGAAATCCACCAATGAAATTCCTAAGGGGTACGCCCTTTTCGTGGTCTTCTTGGTCTGCTTCTTCGTGGCCGGCTTTGCGTGGTCGTGGGGTCCTTTGGGTTGGCTCATCCCCAGTGAGATATTCCCGCTGGAGACGCGAAATGCCGGCTTCTTCTTCGCAGTCGGGATGAACATGCTGTGCACTTtcctcatcgctcaagtgttcCTGACCATGCTCTGCACCATGAGATCTGcgactttcttcttcttctccgccTGGATCATTGTGATGGGCAGTTTTGCAGCCGTCATGCTTCCCGAGACAAAGGGCATACCCATTGATGAAATGAATGAGAGGGTATGGAAGAAGCACTGGTTCTGGAAGAGGCACTTCGACCACGAAGATGATAACCAAAAAGTTAGGATTTAA